CAAAGCTGCCGGACAACTCGGGGTAACAGCCCAAGCAGTATTTAATTTGCGCCAACGAGCTCTCAATCGTTTAAAAAAGCAATTCGCTGGAATGTATTTAAGCGAAAGGGGGTGAGAACATGGCAGTGAATAAATTGCCGCAAGGCACCAAGCTAGTTATTAAAGTTCGCACCGGTGTTAATGAGGCCGGTAATCCGGTATTTCGTCAGCGTTCGTACAGCAATATCAAGACAGAGGCCGTCGACGCCGATATGCACGCAATTGGTGCAGGGCTGGCCAGTCTGCAGAAGCATCCTGTCGAAAGCATCTTCCGTACCGACAATGGTAAATTGGTTGAGGAGTAATGGAACTTTATACCGCTTTCCAAATACAAGGAGGTGAATTAAATGACTAAGACATTAGAAATGGTTTTTCGCAACAACGAAGGTAAAGAAACCGTAATTAGTTTAGCTGATCCGCGGGATGATTTAACCAGAGCCGAGGTTGATGTTGTAATGCAGGATATTATCGCCAAAAACATTTTTTTAACAAAAAGCGGCGACTTGATGCAGATAGTTGATGCACGCATTCGCACCCGGGAATCAGTTTCGCTGGTCTAATAAGGCAAAAAGAGCAGGTGGTGTAGAGCCGCCTGCTCTTTTGCTAAGAAAACGGAATGAAAGATATACCCTGCCCTACCCTATCAAGAGGGGATAAAAACCGAGATTGCCGCGCTGCGCTCGCAATGACAGGCTTAGGATGTCTTAAATCTCCTCTTGAGAGGGGTGGCGCGCAGCGACGGGGTGTATTTTCGGATGTTTATATGTGTTACTCGGAAAG
The sequence above is drawn from the Veillonellaceae bacterium genome and encodes:
- a CDS encoding DUF1659 domain-containing protein, which codes for MAVNKLPQGTKLVIKVRTGVNEAGNPVFRQRSYSNIKTEAVDADMHAIGAGLASLQKHPVESIFRTDNGKLVEE
- a CDS encoding DUF2922 domain-containing protein, which translates into the protein MTKTLEMVFRNNEGKETVISLADPRDDLTRAEVDVVMQDIIAKNIFLTKSGDLMQIVDARIRTRESVSLV